In Ruegeria sp. YS9, the genomic window TAAGCCGTTTGGATCAAGGAGTTCTTCAGGACATCCAGGGCACCGGAAAGACTCATCCCATCCAGAACGACACCATCGAAGGCCTTGCGCAATCCGCTGGACATGCCGCGCTCCAGCGTGGCGACATCCTTGCCGGTTTCTTCAAATGCGGCGCTGATGCGCTTCATCTGGCTGTCAAACGCCGCCGCCATCGTCGCAGCATCGCCGAGGGAATCGCCCAGCGCTTCGCCTCGTTCTTGCAGGTCATCAAACCCGTCACGATCTGTCATCACGCTCTCCTTGTGTCTTGTCCGGATAAGCCGCCAGCAAGGCATCCAACCCCGCCCGGTTCATTGCAGACGCTCCGGACCCCTGCCCCAGCATCAGCCGCAGCTCTGCCGGGGTCAGACGCCAGAATTGATCCGGCGTCAGTCGCAGCCCCAGAAACCCGGCCCGCATAAGGGCAGGCCAGTCGAACCCGCTCATGTGCCCTCCGGCACCATGAAGGCGCGCGCCAACAATTCGGCTGCGGTTCTGGCGGCAGCCATGGGGCCGCCTTCAATCTCGGCATGCATCAGGTCGGCCCGGGCAATGTTCCAGCCACCGCCCCGCAAACCGGCAACGATCAGCGCCAGAACATCCGCACTGGAATACGCACCGCCCTCGAACCGCTGCACCAGCTCAACCAGCGACCCAGCATTCAGCTCCTGCTCCAGCTCCGCCAAAGCACCCAGCGTCAGTTTGAGCACCCGCTGCTCGCCATCGATGGTCAGCGCCACCTCGCCTGTCCACGGATTGGCCATCGGATCAAAGCGCCGTAAAGGTCAGAGCACCGGCACTGGCCATGCTCATCTCATAGGTCGCCTCACCGTTGTGCGAGCCCGCATATTCGATGCTGGTCACCTGGAACGGACCTTCAACAATCCCGAAATCAGGGATGATGACCTGAAAAGCCGGAGTTTCGCCATCAAAGAACAACTGCCGCGCACGCTCATCCGTGCCGGCATCCTTGAACACGCCAGAGCCAGAGATCGAAGCCGATTTGACCCCCGCCCCGGACAAAAGCTCGCGCCATCCACCCTGGCTTTCCAGACTGGTGACATCCACACTTTCAGCATTGAAACTTATGCGCGTGGCCCGCAGCCCCGCGATGGTCTGGAACAGGCCGGTTCCGTTCATATCCATTTTGACCAACAGGTCTTTTCCGTTCTGGGCAGCCATGTGCTCTCTCCGTTGATTGCTTAGTCATCTTCCACGCGAGCGCGGAACTTCAGGTCGATCTGGCGGATGGTGCCGCCGGTCCCGGTGCGTCGGGCCGAGGCCCGCTCGAACCACAGCCCCACCAAACGCCCGCGAAGCAGGTTGAGTGGCGCGTTTTCCAGCGCGTCACACACCGCGCCGGCCAGTGTTTTGGCAGCACCGAACCCTGCCTCCTGGGACACCACCGAAACGGTGAAGCGGTGTATCGCGCCCGTGCCTGTTCGGTCCGACGCGTCACGCACCTCTTCGGGGCCCAGCGTCACATAGGTCTGCGGCACGGTTCCCGCGGGTACGGCATCATAGATCGCGCCCCCCGATTGGCTGCTGACTGCTGCGTCCGCTGCAAGCTGTTGATACACGGCCGCCTGCAATGCGGCGGAAACGCCATAGCTCATGCCGCCACCTCTTCATCTGCGAAACAGGTCAGGAACTTGCCGCGCGGGTCACGCTCGGCCACGGCGCGGATTACGAAACAGCGATTTCCCTCGCGAAACCGCTGATCCGGCGCGGGGCGCATCGAAGAACCCATGGGCGCACCGCGTACCACGATGCGGTACCCGACACGCGACACGGACGCTCCGGCGATCTGCCGTTCCGCCCCACTGCGCGCCGTCACCTCGGCCCACAGTGTCCCCATCGCAGCCCATGTTTGAGTATAGCCCCCCGCCCCATCAGCAGTTCGCGTTGGCGCCTCCAGCACCAATTTACGGTTCAGATGCGGCGTGTTCATTGCGATACCCCCGCCCCGAAACGCACCATGCGATGGCGCTGGATCAGGCTGGTGACACCAAAGGGCATACAACCCGCGCCCAACGAGGTTTCATCCCGGTATTCATAGTAATGCGCCGCCAGCAGCAGCACGGCTTGCCCAAGATCGGCAGGCAGCCCGCCCCAATCCTGCGCCATCCCCGCGACAAACGAGATCTTTACGGAACCACCCGTTTCGATGGCAGGCAGGCTGGATCCCAATGGGCGTATCCGGGGCCGCTGGCTGTCATGCTCCAGCCGATAGGTCGCAGCGTCTGCAACTGTTTCGGCTCCTTGCTTGTCAGTCAGCGTCACAGCCTGAACTGAAACCACCGGGGCCACAGGCAGCACTTCGCCCGACGGGTCGCGCCACCTGTTCAAACTCCACGAGAAAT contains:
- a CDS encoding rcc01693 family protein; the encoded protein is MSGFDWPALMRAGFLGLRLTPDQFWRLTPAELRLMLGQGSGASAMNRAGLDALLAAYPDKTQGERDDRS
- a CDS encoding gene transfer agent family protein, whose translation is MANPWTGEVALTIDGEQRVLKLTLGALAELEQELNAGSLVELVQRFEGGAYSSADVLALIVAGLRGGGWNIARADLMHAEIEGGPMAAARTAAELLARAFMVPEGT
- a CDS encoding phage major tail protein, TP901-1 family translates to MAAQNGKDLLVKMDMNGTGLFQTIAGLRATRISFNAESVDVTSLESQGGWRELLSGAGVKSASISGSGVFKDAGTDERARQLFFDGETPAFQVIIPDFGIVEGPFQVTSIEYAGSHNGEATYEMSMASAGALTFTAL
- a CDS encoding DUF3168 domain-containing protein — encoded protein: MSYGVSAALQAAVYQQLAADAAVSSQSGGAIYDAVPAGTVPQTYVTLGPEEVRDASDRTGTGAIHRFTVSVVSQEAGFGAAKTLAGAVCDALENAPLNLLRGRLVGLWFERASARRTGTGGTIRQIDLKFRARVEDD
- a CDS encoding phage head closure protein — encoded protein: MNTPHLNRKLVLEAPTRTADGAGGYTQTWAAMGTLWAEVTARSGAERQIAGASVSRVGYRIVVRGAPMGSSMRPAPDQRFREGNRCFVIRAVAERDPRGKFLTCFADEEVAA
- a CDS encoding head-tail connector protein is translated as MMLIEETAIADAALPVDQFKAHLRLGTGFAEDDVQNEVLKGFLRAAIAAIEARTGTVLNTRDFSWSLNRWRDPSGEVLPVAPVVSVQAVTLTDKQGAETVADAATYRLEHDSQRPRIRPLGSSLPAIETGGSVKISFVAGMAQDWGGLPADLGQAVLLLAAHYYEYRDETSLGAGCMPFGVTSLIQRHRMVRFGAGVSQ